The following coding sequences lie in one Aspergillus puulaauensis MK2 DNA, chromosome 3, nearly complete sequence genomic window:
- a CDS encoding putative glycosyl transferase (COG:S;~EggNog:ENOG410PQW3;~InterPro:IPR029044,IPR007577;~PFAM:PF04488;~TransMembrane:1 (i9-28o)), producing the protein MPRYPLKSAIILAIAVTCVLITLLYFHLIESIRGLFSSETKVETYNFQETAEEAACFNDGSDVSNPIPNVVHFIWGIQNPEINFITYLAIRSALVSLQPDTLKIHYEELNIDNIWFQKLRDNVTLVHHDMTLEYPKQMQEKWQVSHLADVLRLDILWQEGGIYLDTDVIALQSFDTLRHNERGVLLGHEGGDRHGLCNAVIVARQDASFIHRWIESYRDFSAAQWNYHSVVLPKQMALDFPDQVCPLAPTVFFWPTWTIRHVEFMHGPVTADEAKKVEDRLNVYDGGLHRDQLAYHAWNQVARKYLEQLTPDIVRDKDTRFNIMIRRFL; encoded by the coding sequence ATGCCTCGTTATCCTCTGAAGTCGGCCATCATCCTGGCGATTGCTGTAACATGCGTTCTTATTACCCTACTTTACTTCCACCTAATAGAAAGCATTCGAGGCTTATTCTCATCAGAAACGAAAGTCGAAACGTATAACTTCCAGGAGACCGCAGAGGAGGCGGCATGCTTCAATGATGGCAGCGACGTGTCTAACCCAATCCCCAATGTCGTCCACTTCATATGGGGAATCCAGAACCCCGAAATAAATTTCATCACCTACCTCGCGATCCGGTCGGCGCTGGTCTCCCTCCAGCCCGACACGCTGAAGATTCACTACGAAGAGCTCAACATCGACAATATCTGGTTCCAGAAGCTGCGGGATAACGTTACGCTCGTCCACCACGATATGACTCTCGAATACCCGAAACAGATGCAAGAGAAATGGCAAGTCAGCCATCTTGCTGATGTGCTGCGCCTAGACATTCTCTGGCAAGAAGGCGGGATCTACCTAGACACGGATGTCATTGCTCTCCAGTCCTTCGATACTCTTCGACACAATGAGAGAGGTGTTCTCCTTGGCCACGAGGGTGGGGATCGCCACGGCCTCTGCAACGCCGTCATCGTCGCACGTCAAGATGCGTCATTTATTCACCGGTGGATAGAGAGCTATCGCGACTTCTCTGCCGCGCAATGGAATTACCACTCTGTCGTCCTTCCGAAGCAAATGGCGTTAGACTTCCCAGACCAGGTCTGCCCGCTAGCTCCaacggtcttcttctggccaACATGGACAATCCGTCATGTCGAGTTCATGCATGGGCCAGTCACCGCAGACGAGGCTAAGAAAGTGGAGGATCGGCTGAATGTATACGACGGCGGATTGCACCGCGATCAGCTGGCCTATCACGCGTGGAATCAGGTAGCTCGAAAGTATCTGGAACAGCTCACGCCAGATATTGTGAGGGATAAGGATACTCGCTTCAATATCATGATCAGGAGATTCCTCTAG
- a CDS encoding Zn(II)2Cys6 transcription factor (COG:S;~EggNog:ENOG410Q9Y6;~InterPro:IPR001138,IPR007219,IPR036864;~PFAM:PF00172,PF04082;~go_function: GO:0000981 - DNA-binding transcription factor activity, RNA polymerase II-specific [Evidence IEA];~go_function: GO:0003677 - DNA binding [Evidence IEA];~go_function: GO:0008270 - zinc ion binding [Evidence IEA];~go_process: GO:0006351 - transcription, DNA-templated [Evidence IEA];~go_process: GO:0006355 - regulation of transcription, DNA-templated [Evidence IEA]): protein MPPRRACDVCYKRKIQCLIRSPGGTCDWCKSQGLTCTFDRVIHKDPNKRTTTDIVQELSQRVEQLEEAIRSASSVNTPVGASTWERTFPETSRQIPYYTTFTPTDPGQQVGEEIRTVRANLASETPAPAYRLSRCQLGNNWYFKGVGIFSSRGRQWIYEGTGQRSFLENFDIFGNPTGTVPCLAPWPVSERERQLPPEPACRYLFGAFLRSKTSIVFPILDRALFEGTIFKAYDVKSDLGTRSSAQACLWAMLALVARTEESQQFDSFPEADCIHESKRLLTVVNGAVNLDSLQATLLLWAYQKMKGKCREASIAFTNACRMVCDLGGHILLSGLVIVPQHIPTFDEQSRLHIRRLFWLCYSFDKDASLRTDNTPLLTSDYCDVSHPDEYSPQATWYNQPRDTNLAKIKENASRLLCSPRAFKYTEGELLAHVRQLDDELEEWRISTDPPYRPRLSIPPADYSLSLPSSMSPEDRTRLINLQLDYLSTMINIHTLVRKCGDVERNLPDDLHSVVHSSADLSIEASRSIFRFLDTVVDFWKEDSVWVVSHYGPMAAMPLFINILIHPLGQPADSDLLILSEIGNITRKIPTEKLCAEEIGHIQEICEFVMQLVQLGHSAAWKAKKGEREHDLDIIHHP from the exons AtgcctcctcgtcgcgcCTGCGACGTCTGCTACAAGCGAAAG ATCCAATGCTTGATCAGATCCCCGGGAGGCACTTGCGATTGGTGCAAGAGTCAGGGTCTAACTTGCACCTTTGACAGGGTCATCCACAAAGACCCAAACAAGAG GACAACAACCGATATTGTGCAGGAATTGTCCCAGCGGGTCGAGCAGCTTGAAGAGGCTATTCGGTCTGCCTCGTCTGTGAATACCCCTGTTGGCGCCTCGACGTGGGAAAGGACATTCCCTGAGACGTCAAGACAGATTCCCTATTATACAACATTTACTCCCACAGATCCAGGGCAGCAGGTCGGCGAGGAAATCCGGACTGTTCGGGCGAATCTCGCATCCGAAACGCCTGCACCTGCCTACAGGCTGTCGAGATGTCAGCTCGGGAATAACTGGTATTTCAAGGGCGTGGGGATATTTTCGTCCCGTGGCCGTCAGTGGATATATGAAGGGACAGGGCAGCGGTCATTTCTGGAGAACTTTGACATCTTTGGGAATCCTACTGGAACTGTACCATGTCTTGCCCCTTGGCCTGTGTCGGAGCGAGAGAGACAGCTTCCTCCTGAGCCTGCTTGCCGGTATCTCTTTGGTGCTTTCTTAAGGTCAAAGACTTCGATTGTATTTCCTATCCTGGATAGGGCGCTCTTTGAGGGGACCATTTTCAAAGCATATGACGTGAAGTCCGACCTGGGGACTCGGTCATCAGCACAGGCGTGTCTTTGGGCCATGCTCGCCCTGGTCGCACGCACCGAAGAATCTCAGCAGTTCGACTCTTTTCCGGAAGCAGACTGTATTCATGAGTCAAAGCGTCTTTTGACCGTCGTCAATGGTGCGGTGAATTTGGACAGCCTACAGGCCACCCTTCTACTG TGGGCATATCAGAAAATGAAAGGAAAATGCCGAGAAGCCTCGATAGCCTTCACCAACGCCTGTCGCATGGTATGCGACCTCGGCGGCCACATCCTCCTGTCCGGGCTCGTTATTGTCCCCCAGCACATTCCCACCTTCGACGAACAATCCAGGCTCCATATCCGACGGCTCTTCTGGCTATGCTACAGCTTCGACAAGGACGCCTCCCTGCGCACCGACAACACACCACTCCTAACCTCGGATTACTGCGACGTAAGTCACCCGGACGAATACAGCCCCCAGGCAACTTGGTACAATCAACCGCGAGACACAAACCTCGCGAAGATCAAAGAAAACGCCAGCCGACTCCTCTGCTCGCCACGCGCATTCAAGTACACCGAAGGCGAGCTCCTCGCCCATGTCCGCCAGCTCGACGACGAACTCGAGGAATGGAGAATATCCACCGATCCGCCCTACCGTCCCAGACTCTCCATTCCACCCGCAGACTactccctctctctcccatCAAGCATGAGCCCCGAAGACCGCACGCGCCTCATAAACCTGCAGCTCGACTACCTCTCCACCATGATAAACATCCACACCCTCGTGCGCAAATGCGGCGATGTAGAGCGCAATCTCCCAGACGACCTCCACAGCGTCGTACACTCGAGCGCCGACCTCTCCATCGAAGCCAGCCGGTCCATCTTCCGCTTCCTAGATACAGTTGTTGACTTCTGGAAGGAGGATTCGGTCTGGGTAGTCTCGCATTATGGGCCTATGGCTGCGATGCCGCTGTTTATTAACATCCTGATTCACCCGCTCGGACAGCCGGCGGATAGCGACCTGTTGATTTTGTCGGAGATTGGGAATATCACGCGCAAGATCCCGACGGAGAAGTTGTGCGCTGAGGAGATTGGGCATATTCAGGAGATTTGCGAGTTTGTGATGCAGCTTGTGCAGCTGGGGCATAGTGCGGcgtggaaggcgaagaagggagagagagagcatGATCTGGATATTATACATCATCCGTAG
- a CDS encoding uncharacterized protein (COG:P;~EggNog:ENOG410Q8TK;~InterPro:IPR023298,IPR008250,IPR004014,IPR023214;~PFAM:PF00122,PF00690;~TransMembrane:4 (i141-164o184-202i350-371o391-421i)) — protein MANNLLDPNLLLSPRQRSASESDTVVSAEPSVCTGETTAAPSLVVPDPKQALEPDPGTEADFVVADNPFDYSPGQLNKLLNPKSLDAFRALGGLEGLTRGLHVDINAGLSVDEVGQASAARIRVYGQNQLPPKKPKSIWRLMWITMHEAVLVMLLVAGVISLALGLYETFGVHKEAGSPTSVDWVEGVAILAAVVIVVVVASHNDWQKEKAFVKLNTKKDDREVKVFRSGKSMLINVSDVVVGDVVYLEPGDLVPVDGILINGHNVKCDESSATGESDALRKTAGPHVFDMEAKSTKEPDPFIISSSRVIEGMGTFLCTSVGVHCSFGKIMMSIRTDIESTPLQKKLEGLAVAIAKLGGGASALMFFILLFRFCANLPEDHRPAEEKASTFVDLLVVAISLIAVAVPEGLPLAVTLALAFATTRLLKENNLVRVLRACETMGNATCICSDKTGTLVRTTETKTGLR, from the exons ATGGCCAACAACCTGCTCGACCCGAATCTGCTGCTGAGCCCACGCCAGCGGTCAGCGAGCGAATCAGACACGGTCGTCTCCGCCGAACCCTCGGTCTGCACCGGCGAGACCACCGCCGCGCCGAGTCTCGTCGTGCCCGACCCGAAACAAGCCCTCGAGCCAGACCCTGGCACCGAAGCCGACTTCGTAGTCGCCGATAATCCGTTCGACTACAGCCCCGGCCAGCTGAACAAGCTGCTGAATCCGAAGTCGCTCGATGCGTTTAGGGCGTTAGGTGGGCTTGAGGGGCTTACCCGCGGCCTGCACGTTGATATCAATGCAGGTCTTAGCGTGGATGAGGTAGGGCAGGCGTCTGCCGCCAGGATTCGAGTATATGGGCAAAATCAACTCCCACCGAAGAAGCCAAAGTCGATCTGGAGGCTGATGTGGATTACCATGCACGAGGCGGTCCTGGTCatgttgttggtggcggGTGTGATATCCCTTGCGCTTGGTCTGTACGAGACGTTCGGTGTGCATAAGGAGGCTGGCAGTCCGACGTCTGTGGACTGGGTGGAGGGCGTTGCTATTCTGGCAGCTGTCGTTattgttgtcgtcgtcgcgTCGCATAATGACTGGCAAAAGGAAAAGGCGTTCGTCAAGCTGAATACGAAAAAGGACGATAGGGAGGTCAAGGTGTTCCGGTCTGGGAAGTCGATGCTGATCAACGTCAGCGATGTCGTTGTAGGAGATGTTGTCTACCTTGAGCCTGGTGACCTTGTACCTGTCGATGGCATCCTCATTAATGGCCATAATGTCAAGTGCGATGAATCATCTGCCACCGGTGAGTCGGATGCGTTGAGGAAGACCGCCGGGCCACACGTTTTTGACATGGAGGCGAAGAGCACAAAGGAGCCTGATCctttcatcatctccagctcGAGGGTTATTGAAG GCATGGGAACCTTCCTTTGCACGTCGGTCGGTGTTCACTGCAGCTTCGGCAAGATCATGATGTCCATCCGGACAGATATCGAGTCGACGCCTCTACAGAAGAAACTGGAAGGTTTAGCCGTGGCCATTGCAAAGCTCGGTGGAGGTGCATCAGCGCTCatgttcttcatcctcctgtTCCGCTTCTGCGCCAATCTCCCTGAAGACCACAGACCTGCAGAGGAGAAGGCCTCTACATTCGTCGACCTCCTAGTCGTCGCCATTTCTCTTATTGCCGTTGCAGTGCCAGAAGGACTCCCTCTAGCTGTAACCCTTGCACTCGCCTTCGCCACAACCCGCCTTCTCAAGGAGAACAACCTGGTCAGGGTTCTTAGGGCTTGTGAAACGATGGGAAACGCCACATGCATCTGCTCGGACAAGACAGGAACCTTGGTGCGTACCACGGAAACTAAGACCGGGCTCCGCTAA
- a CDS encoding uncharacterized protein (COG:P;~EggNog:ENOG410Q8TK;~InterPro:IPR006068,IPR023298,IPR023299,IPR001757, IPR006408,IPR036412,IPR023214;~PFAM:PF00689,PF13246,PF00702;~TransMembrane:7 (o341-362i374-391o419-440i452-469o489-514i526-544o550-569i);~go_component: GO:0016020 - membrane [Evidence IEA];~go_component: GO:0016021 - integral component of membrane [Evidence IEA];~go_function: GO:0000166 - nucleotide binding [Evidence IEA];~go_function: GO:0005388 - calcium transmembrane transporter activity, phosphorylative mechanism [Evidence IEA];~go_function: GO:0005524 - ATP binding [Evidence IEA];~go_process: GO:0070588 - calcium ion transmembrane transport [Evidence IEA]) has product MTVVTGCFGASSFTSDVSSWGSSLSEDMKKLIVQSVTINSTAFEGDQDGALTFIGAKTETALLQLAKDHLGMQSLAETRANEDTVLIEPFDSIKKYMVAVIKVPSGYRLLIKGASEIVLEFCTTHMNVPTGDIEPLDRKATEDAIAAFAGKSLRTIGIVYKDFQEIPDLESLNDLTLLGVVGIQDPVRPGVPAAVKNALRAGVRTRMVTGDNILTARAIATECGIFTDGIAMEGPEFRRLSEEELDRTIPRLQVLARSSPEDKRILVTRLKALGETVAVTGDGTNDAPALKAADVGFSMGVSGTEVAKEASEIILMDDNFTSIVTALKWGRAVNDAVQKFLQFQITVNITAVLLAFITSMYNEDMEPVLKAVQLLWINLIMDTMAALALATDPPTDAILDRPPQPKSAPLITMNMWKMIIGQSIFQLAVILVLYFAGGAILNYDVSIASGKLQLDTIIFNIFVWMQIFNELNCRRLDNKLNVFVGVHRNWFFIAINAIMIGLQIAIVFVGDTVFDIDPDGLDGPQWAISILVAAFSLPWGVVVRFFPDEWFSWCVYLVAPPFVVCYRYMAKGFRWFGGLFKRSGKELIVEGDNSGQDTAKDEKMAAAPPIFVGMQTEKV; this is encoded by the exons ATGACCGTTGTTACCGGCTGCTTTGGCGCTTCCAGTTTCACATCCGACGTTTCTTCATGGGGGTCGAGCTTGTCCGAAGAcatgaagaagctcatcgTCCAATCCGTCACCATCAACTCAACTGCATTTGAAGGAGATCAGGACGGCGCTCTAACTTTCATAGGCGCGAAGACGGAGACTGCACTGCTTCAGCTCGCCAAAGACCATCTGGGTATGCAATCCCTGGCGGAAACGCGGGCCAACGAAGACACGGTCCTTATCGAACCGTTTGACTCGATCAAGAAATACATGGTCGCCGTCATCAAAGTCCCGTCGGGCTATAGACTGCTCATCAAGGGTGCGTCGGAAATCGTCCTCGAGTTCTGCACGACGCATATGAATGTACCGACTGGTGATATCGAGCCCCTGGACCGCAAAGCCACTGAAGACGCCATCGCCGCGTTCGCAGGAAAGTCTCTCCGCACGATTGGAATTGTGTACAAGGATTTCCAGGAGATTCCTGATCTCGAGAGCTTGAATGATCTCACACTCCTCGGTGTCGTCGGTATCCAAGATCCAGTGCGCCCTGGAGTTCCCGCAGCTGTCAAGAATGCTCTTCGTGCTGGCGTGAGGACGCGGATGGTGACTGGGGATAATATCTTAACTGCCCGAGCCATCGCCACAGAGTGCGGTATCTTCACCGATGGAATCGCCATGGAAGGGCCTGAGTTCCGCCGATTAtctgaagaagagctggacAGGACTATCCCACGCCTGCAAGTCCTAGCCCGCTCATCCCCCGAAGATAAACGCATCTTGGTCACACGTCTTAAAGCCCTCGGCGAAACTGTAGCTGTTACTGGTGACGGTACTAATGATGCCCCGGCACTTAAGGCTGCAGATGTTGGTTTTTCTATGGGTGTCTCTGGTACAGAAGTGGCAAAGGAGGCGTCCGAAATCATCCTTATGGACGATAACTTCACCTCGATCGTCACTGCGCTGAAATGGGGACGGGCTGTCAACGATGCTGTGCAGAAGTTCCTGCAG TTCCAAATTACCGTCAACATCACTGCGGTCTTGCTCGCCTTCATCACATCCATGTACAATGAAGACATGGAGCCCGTGCTCAAGGCCGTCCAACTGCTCTGG ATAAACCTTATCATGGACACCATGGCCGCCCTAGCCCTAGCCACAGACCCTCCCACAGACGCCATCCTCGACAGACCCCCACAGCCAAAGTCAGCACCGCTGATTACCATGAAC ATGTGGAAAATGATAATCGGCCAATCCATCTTCCAACTGGCGGTAATCCTCGTCTTGTACTTTGCCGGCGGAGCCATCCTAAACTACGACGTCAGCATCGCCAGCGGAAAACTCCAACTCGACACTATAATCTTCAACATCTTCGTGTGGATGCAGATCTTCAACGAGCTGAACTGCCGACGCCTCGATAACAAACTAAACGTCTTTGTCGGCGTGCACAGGAACTggttcttcatcgccatcaacgccatcatgaTCGGGCTGCAGATTGCGATTGTCTTTGTCGGTGATAcggtgtttgatattgaccccgatggcctggatggccCGCAGTGGGCTATTTCGATCCTGGTCGCGGCGTTTAGTCTCCcctggggtgttgttgtgCGGTTTTTCCCTGATGAGTGGTTTTCCTGGTGTGTTTATCTTGTAGCGCCGCCGTTTGTCGTTTGCTATCGGTATATGGCGAAGGGGTTCCGCTGGTTTGGCGGGCTGTTTAAGAGATCTGGAAAGGAACTTATAGTGGAGGGAGATAATTCAGGTCAAGATACAGCTAAAGATGAAAAGATGGCTGCAGCGCCGCCGATCTTTGTTGGTATGCAAACAGAGAAGGTATAA
- a CDS encoding aldo/keto reductase family protein (COG:C;~EggNog:ENOG410PFT7;~InterPro:IPR018170,IPR020471,IPR036812,IPR023210;~PFAM:PF00248;~go_function: GO:0016491 - oxidoreductase activity [Evidence IEA];~go_process: GO:0055114 - oxidation-reduction process [Evidence IEA]), with amino-acid sequence MPMDLPRTFPMRVAGGKIIQVPSVGFGTWAADDPTWCSQAVADALKAGYRHLDCAWEYGVDSEVGKGIRMSGVPRKEIFVTTKFWPHFAAPENVQVCLEQVLERMGLDYVDLFLAHFPGALKPQGDLSQAVNFLGATPDDQKAATDADGNYIPDILHCPKSVAKLNGADGSFVPTWQAMKKLVKSGKCRAIGVSNFEQEHIEEILPYATHNNVPISCNQIEAHPWYPNTKLISFLHRESIVPSIYSPFAPKRFRLERGQVLGEPFQPNGVLLLQEGKVREVAHRNNMDVGQVLQSWAVQRHTIPLAKSQSKHRISSNLFVQRLPENDMQKLDSLSLEGNYGKCIDLNLLFPGLKFHD; translated from the exons ATGCCCATGGATCTTCCACGAACGTTCCCCATGCGGGTAGCCGGCGGGAAGATCATTCAGGTGCCGTCAGTCGGATTCGGCACCTGGGCGGCAG ACGACCCAACTTGGTGTAGCCAGGCAGTTGCTGACGCTCTCAAGGCCGGCTACCGGCACTTGGATTGCGCTTGGGAGTACGGG GTGGATTCCGAAGTCGGAAAAGGCATCCGAATGTCAGGTGTTCCCAGGAAGGAAATATTCGTCACAACCAAGTTTTGGCCACATTTCGCCGCACCTGAAAATGTGCAAGTCTGCCTCGAACAGGTTCTTGAAAGGATGGGGCTCGACTACGTGGACCTGTTCCTTGCTCATTTCCCCGGTGCTCTGAAGCCGCAGGGTGATCTGTCACAAGCGGTAAACTTCCTAGGCGCAACCCCCGATGACCAAAAGGCAGCCACAGACGCAGACGGAAATTATATACCGGATATCCTGCATTGCCCCAAATCGGTTGCAAAACTGAATGGTGCTGACGGCAGCTTCGTGCCAACGTGGCAGGCTATGAAAAAATTGGTCAAGAGCGGCAAGTGTCGTGCAATTGGAGTGTCCAATTTTGAACAAGAGCATATTGAAGAGATATTACCCTATGCTACCCACAACAATGTGCCAATCTCATGCAACCAGATTGAAGCACATCCTTGGTATCCGAATACCAAATTGATTAGCTTCCTACACAGAGAAAGTATCGTGCCGTCTATTTACAGCCCATTCGCTCCAAAGCGGTTTAGGCTTGAAAGAGGTCAGGTCCTTGGTGAGCCCTTCCAGCCGAATGGCGTCTTGTTACTGCAGGAAGGAAAAGTCAGAGAAGTTGCCCATCGCAACAATATGGATGTGGGTCAGGTTTTACAGAGCTGGGCAGTCCAACGACACACAATTCCGCTCGCGAAAAGCCAATCGAAGCACAGAATTTCCAGCAATCTGTTTGTACAAAGACTACCGGAGAATGACATGCAAAAACTGGATTCCCTGAGCTTGGAGGGCAACTATGGAAAATGCATTGACCTCAATTTGCTATTCCCTGGCTTGAAGTTTCATGATTAG
- a CDS encoding fungal specific transcription factor domain-containing protein (InterPro:IPR021858;~PFAM:PF11951;~TransMembrane:1 (o291-315i)): MVRGAPVGAPQGTHKAKRSKTNPAPVSSTAPQTAQDMALPPRRCVQVSEKEQSVPNRDILTENPTWDFLNIAGDGGVQGGISPGAPSLLCNFPVPSPSSERDNFQPPWQNLQTGLENDLDNHLDVGMLDSLSWLENPKSPVQAPSTGGAIPAVTHDNMLSAPKSPTTTGNPSGVGANYDTQNYDNLIATEIDRALNATRPSDSDAFEQYLLKHFIDILAPSFYPFDSKRNPYTAVYVPLAGRSSALRNAILVASANHLVSLGQFPPWAMEPYRSALKNSLRKSSNCADANYMMAATVLLSIAAEVIGSGIGTWSVKLEDARKLLFDSNHGSLGAKGKFLRLHYTWMAVIGRTLWAPGLPVMPLTDPPLLNDNHESEVELSTEQEQWFGNLPDYSMLVLMRTATEFAQKVGQIPIQADPIQTMQQMLPEITDLIISVRMWQPKASSAMEPYAKSVLDVGEIWRQGLLCYIYTDICSLSPSNSRLSQCVAAAIPAIQRLTWMQCVLWPVFMIGLNANNQENQSTIESSLQKMNFAHHFKTPLSLINILRKVWSSQGSSSKWWDIMSECGLELNILL; encoded by the exons ATGGTTCGAGGAGCCCCAGTTGGTGCTCCTCAGGGCACTCACAAAGCAAAAAGGTccaaaacaaacccagcTCCGGTATCTTCAACTGCACCGCAAACCGCACAGGATATGGCACTGCCGCCCCGTCGGTGCGTCCAAGTGTCTGAAAAAGAGCAGAGTGTCCCGAATAGAGACATATTGACGGAGAACCCGACGTGGGACTTCCTAAACATCGCCGGGGATGGCGGAGTACAGGGAGGCATATCCCCAGGGGCCCCCAGCTTACTCTGTAATTTCCCCGtgccctcgccgtcatcgGAAAGAGACAACTTTCAGCCTCCCTGGCAGAACCTGCAAACTGGTCTCGAAAATGACCTGGACAACCATTTGGATGTTGGGATGCTGGATTCACTCTCTTGGCTAGAGAACCCAAAAAGCCCCGTGCAGGCTCCTAGCACTGGGGGTGCAATACCCGCAGTCACTCACGATAACATGCTATCTGCGCCTAAAAGTCCGACGACGACAGGAAATCCTTCGGGGGTTGGTGCAAATTATGACACTCAAAATTACGACAACCTGATTGCCACCGAGATAGACCGAGCTTTAAACGCAACACGACCGAGCGACTCCGACGCTTTCGAACAATATCTCCTCAAGCATT TTATTGATATTCTTGCTCCGTCCTTTTACCCATTTGACTCCAAGCGAAATCCTTATACGGCTGTCTATGTCCCACTGGCCGGTCGCTCATCTGCGTTGCGCAATGCAATCCTTGTCGCCTCAGCGAATCACTTGGTCTCGCTGGGTCAATTCCCTCCTTGGGCTATGGAGCCCTATCGTTCGGCGTTGAAGAATTCTTTGCGGAAAAGCTCTAATTGCGCTGATGCGAATTATATGATGGCTGCCACTGTGCTCCTGTCTATCGCAGCTGAG GTTATCGGGTCCGGAATAGGCACATGGAGCGTGAAGCTGGAAGACGCCCGGAAGCTTCTTTTTGATAGCAACCACGGCAGCCTAGGAGCCAAAGGAAAGTTTCTTCGACTACACTATACCTGGATGGCGGTCATTGGTCGAACTCTCTGGGCCCCAGGCTTGCCCGTGATGCCCCTTACCGACCCTCCCCTTTTAAATGACA ACCACGAGTCAGAGGTAGAGCTTTCTACGGAACAAGAGCAATGGTTCGGGAATTTACCAGACTACTCCATGCTCGTCCTTATGCGCACCGCAACAGAATTTGCTCAAAAGGTCGGACAGATCCCCATACAAGCAGACCCAATCCAAACAATGCAGCAAATGCTACCCGAAATAACAGACTTGATCATCTCAGTCCGAATGTGGCAGCCAAAAGCCTCATCCGCAATGGAACCGTACGCAAAATCAGTCCTTGACGTGGGCGAAATTTGGAGACAGGGCCTGCTCTGTTACATATACACCGATATATGTTCCCTGTCGCCAAGTAACTCTAGACTCAGTCAATGTGTTGCAGCTGCAATCCCGGCCATCCAGAGACTTACTTGGATGCAGTGCGTTCTTTGGCCGGTTTTCATGATCGGGCTAAATGCGAATAATCAGGAGAATCAGTCTACGATCGAGAGCAGTTTGCAGAAGATGAACTTTGCGCATCACTTTAAGACGCCTTTATCTTTGATTAATATCCTTCGGAAGGTTTGGAGCTCGCAAGGGTCTTCTAGTAAGTGGTGGGATATCATGTCGGAGTGTGGGTTGGAGTTGAATATTCTGTTATGA